In a single window of the Cucumis melo cultivar AY chromosome 11, USDA_Cmelo_AY_1.0, whole genome shotgun sequence genome:
- the LOC103497275 gene encoding auxin-responsive protein SAUR24-like has translation MGFRLPSSLIPQAKQLLRRSSGNPSAVPKGHVAVYVGEFQRKRFVIPISYLNHLSFQQLLSRAEEEFGFDHPEGGLTIPCGEDAFIDLTSRLQAC, from the coding sequence aTGGGGTTTCGTCTTCCATCGTCTTTGATTCCTCAGGCCAAGCAATTGCTGAGAAGAAGCTCCGGTAATCCATCGGCGGTTCCGAAAGGTCATGTAGCAGTGTACGTCGGAGAGTTTCAGAGGAAGCGATTTGTGATTCCGATTTCGTATTTGAATCATCTTTCGTTTCAACAATTGTTGAGTCGAGCGGAAGAAGAGTTTGGATTTGATCATCCGGAAGGTGGTTTGACGATTCCTTGTGGTGAAGATGCATTTATCGACCTTACTTCAAGATTGCAAGCTTGTTAA